AAATAGAATGGAGATAAATGGAATAAAACCACAAGAATTAATTAAAAATAAAGGTTTTTGGTTATGGGCTATACTCTCTGCCTTAATAACCATAAATTTGACTATTTTTTGGAAAATGAATAATGTTGCTCATGTAGGAATGATTGGTTTGTATTGGTTAGCAGTGTATTCCTTACTTTGGGAGCGAAGAAAAAAAATATATTTTCAACAAAAATTAATACCCTGTATAATAGGCATAGCACTAATTGCATGGACTTTATTCGTCAGTCGTTCAATTCCAACCGAAAAAGAAAGTAATTTATTAAGCATTGCCCCTTTTATTTTTGCCACGGGTTTAGCTTTAATTGCCTCTGGATTTCGGGGATTAAAAGAGTTTAGAGGAGAATTATTAATTATATTCTTTTTAGGTGTACCTTAAGAAGTTTAATCTGAATAATAATATTTAAAACCTCTCTATAAGAGGTTATTTTTTTGTAAATTTATTTAATTTTATGTATTTTAATTATGATGAAAGGAAGAGTTTTTGTTACTGGTGCAACAGGTTTTGTTGGGGCTAATTTGGTAAGATTATTATTACAAGAAAATTATCAGGTAAGAGCTTTAGTTAGAAAAAATGCAGATTTAACGAACGTTAAAAATTTAGATATTGAATTAGTAGAGGGGAGTTTAAATGATGAAAATCTCTATAATAAAATGATAGGTTGTGATTATTTGTTTCATGTTGCCGCTCTCTATTCTCTTTGGTCAAAAGATAAAGAATTGTTATATCAAACTAATGTTTTAGGGACAAAAAATGTTTTTCACGCCGCTCGAAAAGCAAATATAAAACGTACTATTTACACCAGTTCAGTGGCGGCAATTGGGGTCAGAAAAGATGGCGTTTTAGCTGATGAAAATTATCAATCTCCTGTAGAAAATTTAATTGGTAATTATAAAAAATCCAAATATTATGCGGAGCAAGAAGCCCATTTAGCCATCAAATCGGGACAAGATATTGTCATAGTAAATCCGAGTACTCCTATTGGTGCATATGATTTAAAACCAACTCCCACGGGAGAAATTATTGTGAGATTTTTAAGGGGAAAAATGCCGGGGTTTGTAAATACTGGTTTAAATTTTATTGATGTTCAAGATGTAGCAAAAGGACATATTTTAGCTTTGGAAAAAGGTAAAACTGGGGAGCGATATATTTTAGGAAATCAAAACTTAACTTTAGCAGAATTTCTTGATAAATTAGCCAGAATAGCGAATAAATCTGCCCCAAAAGTTAAATTTCCTGTTTGGTTTCCTTTAGCTGTTGCCTATTTAGATGAGTATGTTTTGAGTAAATTAGGGAAAAATCCCTCCGTAGCTGTGGAAGCGGTAAAAATGTCTAGTCAGTATATGTTTTACAATTCTCAGAAGGCTGTAAAAGAATTAGGTTTACCTCAAACTGATATAGACAAAGCTATTAGAGATGCAGTTAACTGGCTGTGGGGGCGACAAGGGAGCTGGAAGTATTGATGATAAAAGGATTTCAATGTTAAAGTTCTCGCAAAATTAGATATTCTGGAGCAAAATATTATCTTTGCCTGAAAAAATGTTTCAACTTCCTAATATTTATCAACAACATTTAAAGAATCAATTTAATTTACCTCAATATTTAGCCCTTTATCTGCTACTCAATCTACTTCAGAATCTCAAAACTATTCGACTAGAAGAAATAGCTCGACGTTTTCCTTATCTTATTAAATTAAGAAGCAGAGTGGCTTTGTTGCATAAATGATGAGTTAAAGCCTTTTTGTGTATAGAATAAAATAATAACATCTGTTTTGCTCTCAAGATACGGTCACTTAACTATGAAAGAAAAATATCGTCTCAGAAATTGGTCAGAATATAATCAGGGTTTAAAACAAAGAGGTAGTCTGACATTTTGGATTTCTGAGGATACACTGTCTCATTGGTTAGTAACGGAAAAATCTGGTAAAAAAGGTGCTAGTAATTATTTCTCCTCCCAAGCAATATTAACTTTTCTGATGGTCAAATCACTGTTTAATTTACCAGGGAGACAAACACAGGGATTGATGGAATCTTTATTTTCCCTGATGAATATAGATTTATCAATACCAGACCATAGTACTGTTTCTCGTAGAGCCAGAAAACTAGAGATAGTATTACCAGTGGAAAAAACATCTTCATCTGGTCATGTGGTAATAGATTCAACGGGAGTAAAAGTTTATGGAGAGGGAGAATGGAAAACCAGACAGCATGGTATGAGTAAAAGAAGAACGTGGCGAAAATTACATTTAGCGGTAGATGAAAAAACCGGTGAAATTCTGGTGGCGGAGGTAACAACAAATGATTGTCATGATAGTGATGTACTAAAAAGTTGATCAGAAATAATCGAGGGTGAAATAGAACAAGTGTCCACCGATGGTGCTTACGACAAAAGAAAATGCTATCAAGCAATAGAAGAAAGAGGGGCAAAAGCAATAATACCACCACAAAAAAATGCCCAAAAATGGTCAGATATGGATGGGAACAGAAATAAGAATATTGACAGAATCGAAGAAATAGGAAGAAAAGAATGGAAACAAGAAAGTGGCTATCATCGACGTTCTATCTCAGAGACAACAATGTTTAGGTTAAAAACAATATTTGGAGGTAAAGTAAGTAGTAGAAATTTTGATAACCAGGCAGTAGAACTATTTGTTCAATGTCTGTTGTTGAATAGAATGAGACAAATAGCTAAAGCAGATAGCTATATAGTTAATAACAGATAAATATAAGGTTTAGGCGATCGCGCAGTGCTTCAGCTTCGCTGACATCGCACCTGTTGAAACAAAATTCCCTATTTATTAATTCATGCAACAAAGCCAATTAAACTTAAAAATCTCTGTAATTTCTTAACTCTGCTTCGTAATTTAATAGGATAAGGAAAACGTCGAGCTATTTCTTCTAGTCGAATAGTTTTGAGATTCTGAAGTAGATTGAGTAGCAGATAAAGGGCTAAATATTGAGGTAAATTAAATTGATTCTTTAAATGTTGTTGATAAATATTAGGAAGTTGAAACATTTTTTCAGGCAAAGATAATATTTTGCTCCAGAATATCTAATTTTGCGAGAACTTTAACATTGAAATCCTTTTATCATCAATACTTCCAGCTCCCTTGTCGCCCCCACAGTTAAATTTCCCTTTTCCTCATCACTCATAGATAAAAATTTACTCTGAACTCGGATTATAACTATTAGAATGCGATCGCACCCTTGTATTCCGTTTTTTGAGCGTTGGCAGACTCACCACAGGTGCGAGGAGTAGGGAAAATTTTAGTAGGGTTAGCCAATCCTTTGGGGTTGAAACTACTTCTAACATATTGCATCGTTTCTAAATCAGTTTCCGTAAACATATCACTCATATAGCATTTCTTGTCGCTACCAATGCCATGTTCACCAGAAATACTACCACCAACACGGACACATAACTTAAGGATTTCCCCCCCTAACTCTTCCACCGTTTCAAAAGCGCCCTCAACCGCTCCATTATAAAGGATTAAAGGATGTAAATTGCCATCTCCTGCATGGAAAACATTAGCGATACGATAACCATATTTTTCGCTTAATTGATTGATTTCAGCTAATACTTGAGGTAACTTAGAACGAGGGACAACCCCATCCTGTACAAAATAATTGGGGCTAATTTTACCCATAGCCGCAAAAGCCGCTTTTCTCCCTTTCCATAATTTTAAGCGAGTTTCTTGATCATTCGCAGAGGTTATACTACCTGCACCACACTGACGGCAAATTTCTGCAACCTTCTCTTTATAGTTTTTCACCTCCACCTCTAAACCATCCAACTCCACTAATAAAATAGCCTCCGCATTGCGAGGATAACAGTCAGTCGCTACTACATCTTCCACCGCATTGATACTAAAATTATCCATCATCTCCATACCTGCGGGGATGATACCAGCCTGAATAATACCAGCAACGGCTTTTCCTGCATCTTCCACACTTTGAAAATCTGCTAAAACAACACAAATAGACTCAGGAGTTTTGAGAATTTTTAAGGTAATTTCCGTGGCAATACCTAAAGTACCTTCTGAACCCACAAATAAGCCTGTTAAGTCAAATCCGGGAGTTTCTGGAACTTTCCCGCCTATTTTAAGAATTTCTCCTTCCGCAGTTACTATTGTTAAACCTAAAACATGATTAGTTGTTGTACCATATTTAAGACAATGAACCCCCCCAGAATTTTCTGCCACATTACCACCAATAGAGCATATAATCTGACTAGAAGGATCAGGAGCATAGTAAAAACCTGCACCACTAACCGCTTGTGTTACCCAATTGTTGATGATACCGGGTTGCACAATAATACGCTGATTATCATAATCAATGTCTAAAATTTGACGCATTCTTGCCGTAACAATTAAAACGCAATCTTCCACAGGTAAAGCTCCCCCTGATAAACCTGTACCTGCCCCTCTAGCTATCCAAGGAATTTCGTATTGGTTACAGACTTTGACAATCTCTGCTACTTCTTCTGTGGTTTTGGGTAAAGTGACTAAGGCAGGGCGTTGACGATATTGAGGTAAACCATCGCATTCATAGGTAAGAAGTTCATCTTTTCGTTTGACAACTCCATTTTTACCTAAGACAGATTCTAGTTTTTTAATGATGGGTTGCCACTTATTGTCAATGGAAGATAAAAACATAGCTTATTTATAAAGATGGGTGAGAGGTTAAAAATTTGAATGAATACTTTTTAAGTTTCTATGATAACCTCAGTTTGGTTTAAGAATATAGGATAAGAGCAGGTTTACTTTATGAAAGAATTTAGGTATTGAGGGACTTATAAAGAGTGGGCGATAGGATAAAACCGTATTTTGATTGACAATGTTCCTCTAAACATTTATATTGTCAACCAAAAGTTGACATTGTCTTTATGTAGAGTTAGAAGCAATGGAGTTGAAAGTGTGAGAAATAGTGGTT
This is a stretch of genomic DNA from Cyanobacterium aponinum PCC 10605. It encodes these proteins:
- the hpnA gene encoding hopanoid-associated sugar epimerase; this encodes MKGRVFVTGATGFVGANLVRLLLQENYQVRALVRKNADLTNVKNLDIELVEGSLNDENLYNKMIGCDYLFHVAALYSLWSKDKELLYQTNVLGTKNVFHAARKANIKRTIYTSSVAAIGVRKDGVLADENYQSPVENLIGNYKKSKYYAEQEAHLAIKSGQDIVIVNPSTPIGAYDLKPTPTGEIIVRFLRGKMPGFVNTGLNFIDVQDVAKGHILALEKGKTGERYILGNQNLTLAEFLDKLARIANKSAPKVKFPVWFPLAVAYLDEYVLSKLGKNPSVAVEAVKMSSQYMFYNSQKAVKELGLPQTDIDKAIRDAVNWLWGRQGSWKY
- the glcD gene encoding glycolate oxidase subunit GlcD is translated as MFLSSIDNKWQPIIKKLESVLGKNGVVKRKDELLTYECDGLPQYRQRPALVTLPKTTEEVAEIVKVCNQYEIPWIARGAGTGLSGGALPVEDCVLIVTARMRQILDIDYDNQRIIVQPGIINNWVTQAVSGAGFYYAPDPSSQIICSIGGNVAENSGGVHCLKYGTTTNHVLGLTIVTAEGEILKIGGKVPETPGFDLTGLFVGSEGTLGIATEITLKILKTPESICVVLADFQSVEDAGKAVAGIIQAGIIPAGMEMMDNFSINAVEDVVATDCYPRNAEAILLVELDGLEVEVKNYKEKVAEICRQCGAGSITSANDQETRLKLWKGRKAAFAAMGKISPNYFVQDGVVPRSKLPQVLAEINQLSEKYGYRIANVFHAGDGNLHPLILYNGAVEGAFETVEELGGEILKLCVRVGGSISGEHGIGSDKKCYMSDMFTETDLETMQYVRSSFNPKGLANPTKIFPTPRTCGESANAQKTEYKGAIAF